CAAAATTTCTAAATctacacaataatataaatttagagaCCCTAATATAATCTTTAGAAAaacatcttttaaaaacaaactatattacaaaaaatgtatttataacatCACACTttaaagtgcatgaaataaccTTAAGGAAAGTAAACTTTAtaaaaactacatgtaaatacagtaaaactcctcaaaactagaccctctgtaaacataAATTCCCTAAAaacggacatttttcatggttcatttttaaatatcagtagaGACCAGAATCTCTCTAATCCGGATACTCCTtataaccagactttttacATGGTCCTATGGATGtttggtttagaggggtttcactgtatattaaatatttttactaaAATCAGTACATCAGTAGGTGTTTAATGCGACAAGTAGAACAAACCTCTGTGAAGGCTGTATGGAGCCTGCAGGGCGACGGCTGAATCCTCGTGAGGTTTTACATACACAATGTTGGTCGATTTATCTACAACTGAACCCGCAGGCAAACACCAGTGTTCAGGATTCATCTGGGAAATgtgaaaaaagaaggaaaaagaaactTGATTAAGATTTAACACCTTTGTACATGTAGCATAATAAGCAATCAACTTCTACGGCTGGTAGATGCTGGGTTTGAACctcagtaccagctcccacccagttAGTTTTAATGGCTCAGTAGGAAGGTGTACGGCAACATGTCTCTCAACAACTAGTAGGCGTgtgttacaacagcttgctctgaatgtgcacgttaattcctatgacctgacctcaacaactactaacaactaaccattcacctttgtcctggacagacaacctagACATTACATGTGTATTCACATAACATCAtacttgaatgaatgaataaatgtttatgaaacacagcacgaataatacatcgactattgtgtgtcaaaccatcatgcttgaaccgtaatggaatatacacatgaaaacaacttataaatgaAATTCACATCAGCAGCTACAGGGTGTCAATTATGGCTCAATTTGACACTTGGTTTGGAtagttagagaagaaacctgcttccATCGAAGCAAGGAAACTGAAATATACAGCAAGGTCTACATAAGAGTTACAGAAGTGAGAACTCACCACATTATACTTGCGTGGTTTCAATATGTGTGTCTGCCAGCACACATCAATCTCAACTTCATTGCCGTTTCCACACAGAACAATTGTGGGTAGAAACTGGCTCCTGTCTTTCTGGGTCAAAAATCGAGTTCCAACTGGCAGGAGATTCTTACTAAACAGAACCACGGACATATCCTTGGCAAAGGCTTCTACTTCTACTGTCATAATGTCTCCTAAAAAGGAAATTCAAAATGTAGCATACATGTCTTGGAAACCCATTTCAGGGCTAGcgctgccactcgccaaatttaccagttgtgaattttaaaaacaattggcgaattttattataatttggtgaaaaatattacatgtaataattgatattttgttagaaaataactctGTTTCTGCTAGTTTTGAAGTTTtgtagataatttggtgaaattgtttgctcacccagagctagccctgcattttatttttattatatcacCAGTAATAAATACTGTTGACTCTCTATAATGCATAGAAAGGGATGTGTATGACACCCgtgcacattgtttaatcatctTTATTATATCACCAGTAATAAATACTGTTGACTCTCTCTAATGCATAGAAAGGGATGTGTATGACACCCgtgcacattgtttaatcatctTTATTATATCACCAGTAATAAAAACTGTTGACTCTCTCTAATGCATAGAAAGGGATGTGTATGACACGCGTGCACACTgtttaatcatttttattatatcatcAGCAATAAATACTGTTGACTCTCTCTAATGCATAGAAAGGGATGTGTATGACACCCgtgcacattgtttaatcatctTTATTATATCACCAGTAATAAATACTGTTGACTCTCTATAATGCATAGAAAGGGATGTGTATGACACCCgtgcacattgtttaatcatctTTATTATATCACCAGTAATAAATACTGTTGACTCTCTCTAATGCATAGAAAGGGATGTGTATGACACCCgtgcacattgtttaatcatctTTATTATATCACCAGTAATAAATACTGTTGACTCTCTCTAATGCATAGAAAGGGATGTGTATGACACCCgtgcacattgtttaatcatctTTATTATATCACCAGTAATAAATACTGTTGACTCTCTCTAATGCATAGAAAGGGATGTGTATGACACCCgtgcacattgtttaatcatctTTATTATATCACCAGTAATAAATACTGTTGACTCTCTCTAATGCATAGAAAGGGATGTGTATGACACCCgtgcacattgtttaatcatctTTATTATATCACCAGTAATAAATACTGTTGACTCTCTCTAATGCATAGAAAGGGATGTGTATGACACCCGTGCACACTGTTTAatcatctttaaaaatataaagtcATGAAGCACTATAGttagaagtaaaaaaaattacaaagcaTCCACAAAGGTGAATCGATCCTtctacccatcacacctcaggcaaaTACTTCTAAAACAATTGTACGGGAGAATTTTAGTATATTATGGATTTGCTTCATATTAAGAGGACCTCTGAATGTCACCCTGGTAAAGCTTTCTAATatcataataaacaaacaatatccgtattaaaaataaaacaagaatcagATGTGTTCGTTATTTTGAAACAAAGGAATGCAaggaaatatttctttaacaacaTCTCAACTTTTAAAATGCAACTGTTTCGATTCtaaaatatggttatttcgatacTACTGATAAAAcatcaaggaatcttttatattcactttcccaatAGACAACACAGCATATAGCATGATCTCTGCAGGAACAAAatagaatttttatttaactttctgactactgcaggcaagatatcttGCCTGATGTCAGGCAAGCCGACATACTGTATACCGCATACAGTAGATGAATTCAATCATATTTCATGCTGTTTTGCAAAAATAATAGAACACTGATGGAGACTAATCATGATAATGGTCgctttagttttttgtttttgcttataAAATACCTGGgcattttgagttgaaaaagtagtgtttggcaagtattttcactcCACAACAATGGTGGAACGTCGCAGTAATTTTTAGAaattgatagctgattgtgataCTAATTTGATaagacatttaaacattttaccaacgacaaaaatcaagaaatattgggatatgaattatattttgtttccaaaaaACAATTCTGGTCAGTATAACAAATTCATTTAGTAATAATGGCCATAAAAGACTGGACATCTGGCCACAAATGTGCATAAGTAAACACAACTTTATTGATTATTTCCTAATTTCAATCAACATCAATTGATctcaaatataaaaattagaaaaaaacacaaaaaataacacTTACTGATTCACATATAAAgattactttatatatttataacaaaatttaGGTGAAAATATGtgattaaaagttataaatgtgGTTTGTGgccaaaattaatccagtagtcaggAAGTTAATAAGTATTCACAGAATtaactaaatgtatttttaaaaaaagagaaaaagatgaAATTACAATTATATTACCTTCGCCTACTCTTGCACCAGCCATATTACCATCTGTTCTCTCATTGTAGTAGAGTTTCCCATCACGTGACACCCAGCCAACTGATTTGTCAAATTTACCCGGATATTTGTTATTTGGAAGATTTTTGCCTGCCACCCCAACTGCCACCACCGAGTCTTCatctgaaagtgaaaatcaataCATTAAAgcaacagaccctagtttttaaacactatgacatctttttcactattacagatgtttttgataattgaaattagACAAActtgcattttattgtttagattattcccAAAAAATTTGGTCaccctggtgtttgtaataacatgaaatgcatttttgtttataattctaaaaaaacacacaaacctctgagaagtaatggttatagaAGGTATTTCCCCCATTTCAGTGTCTcaactcttgtttcattctactgtaactttatccagatgagatacaggtttgtaaattaacctaACTTAGGATTCATTATCACAGATTGAAattagggtctgtgactttaatgaATAAACAAGTAATAGGTATAGAggcatttaaattattttataatatcttacattttcagtgcaatcaagtATGTGATCTTTTTCAgttcacatactttaagaatttgataactttgcaaattagatgtaaattaatcaaggtcacagcactaggtttatttacatttaagcaagcgtactagggtgacacccatgattgacgtatgcattcatagtcttcaaataaaaacatttcaatggcaattggacactgaaagctgtccagcgttcagaaaacaaaaaacattaggcactagtttattttgatgtaaggacaaccaaaatgacgtcatttccattcaaaacgacaccgcgtcacatattcttacgtcatttgaatatctagtaatggcggacatGAATCAAActtgtgtgtacagtttacatgtacatgttgtattaagcttgagattatatgataaagagattattaccctcgtgtatttcggaatcgtcaatatcatatattaggaataacaataatgtattatgctcaacAGAGGCTTGCATAttgcaatttttattcctaatatatgatactgacgataccaaAAACCCACTATTTATTCCATattcatacatgcatatacatgtattttgaaaagaaaggaaggaatatttgtttaatgatacctcagcatattttaaactgaacATTTGGTGTCTGATGTCATTTTAATACTTGGACAAGGGTGAAAGAGAAATATATCAACTAAAAAAACTCACACCTCACAATCATACATTTAAAAACCCCACAGGAACAGATATGGCTAAAAAATGAGAAATTATTCAGATATTCTTGAATTGCTAACTTTGATCATAACAATTTCTCTGATAAGATATCTTTTACAACCTTTGTTACCTGTTATGAATATATgagtgtatttattttaaatttattattacaacaATGTGCAGGCAAAAAAGAGAAAAGCTTGTAGTTTACAGATTTTGAGACCATGTAGTATATAAAAAGCTTTCCCACGATGAATGGCATATGAACCCCTTTCAGAAATCCCCAGGGACCCATAGTTTGAAACAATTTGAATTGAATTAGATATACTTACTGAGTTTCCTGACTTCCACAAAATAGCATGAACTCTCTTCTGTGATTGGTCGCTGAAGCTGTATAGCATGTAATCCCATAATTCCAGCTGGCAACCTCACTCGAGTGTATTGGTCCTGAACATCAACAACTAAACTTTTGGATTTATTAAACATGGACacttttatttctgaaaaataaaaatcaaaactaCTGTTTAACATGGAAACATGGAATATATATTCTTGGTTTAAACATGCTAATATATTGGTACTTCTGTAATAGACATCGGTAGGCTATTTCACTTTTAGAAATTATACAATTGTGAATGTTCTAAAATGAGTAACACAAACTAATTATATAAGGTTAACAGTGATGATGCTTTCAACTTATCTGGTGAGGTCAGAGGTTAAATATGTGCATGACAAATGTGCTTGAATAGTTCTCTAATGCCTGTGacctggcctcagtggtgtggtGTTTAAAGATAGcatgtactgggttcgcacaccagtaccagctcccacccatagcgagttttGAAAAACTCAATGACAGATGAAAGTAAACTATATACACTGACTTATCTCTAACTAAAAACCACTAACccttcctggacagacagcttcAGTGCATTAAACCGTATAAGCAtggaaatcaaattaaaatgaaatcaaATGAGTTACTAATTTTCTGGGTGTGAGTTCAGCTCTACCAagctaaaataaaaattcccactagctactgtcAGTAGaagcacacaaacacatatcaacaattaataacaaacatacCTCTAGCAAGAACATCAGAAGTAATAAGTTTGGAGATTTCTGAAAGCTTTTGTCGGAAGTTGTTATCCATGACGTCACTGACATTGGGACAGCAGTTTGATTCTACATCCACAGTCACTCTAGaagctaaaatatatatattaatatcaagaaataaattaatctagtatactataaatatttttctgttGTGCATTATTATTCAGTTAAACTAAGAAATgagaattctgtggaattaattgtcttgcctaccataaaccCATAATGTTAATGATCGTATCCATCTAAGATGTTTATCTCAATGtacgttaaaaataaaaaaataaaataaaataaaattaaaaactaattcaattcaattttttaatttaccaataataaatttcttttttaatacgCATTGAgataaacacaatttttttcagAAGTTTAACAGTTAGTTAATGTAGCTTTAATTAGTTTTCTTTGAAGTACTTTCATTGGTATTTGAGTATTTAtaatcatgaatgaatgaacaaataaatgaataaatgattgttttgtttttgttttaacaacaccactagaacacattgatttattaatcattggctattggatgtcaaacattttggtaattttgacatatagtcttagagttaaaaccgctacatttcaattagtagcaagggatcttttatatgcatcatcccacagacaggatagtacataccacagactttgatataccagttgtggtgcactggctgtaacgagaaaaagcccaatgggccccaccgatagggatcaatcccaaaccaactgctcatcaagcgagtgctttaccactgggctacgtccagcctcTGAATGGTTGATACCCTAGCATGGAAAAAACCTACAtttggctactgggtgtcaaagtCAAATACTGATATTGGGGtgtatggtggtggtggtggtggtggtggtggtggatttacatcaatataaaactaAGAAAATAATGTAAGAAGCTGTGATCAAACAAACATCACATAATTGTCaaaatcaaatttgttttatatcttgacacagtattttattttagtgttcTTGAGGaaaatcaaatttgttttatatcttgacacagtattttattttagtgttcTTGAGGAAATCAGCACCACATGGGCAAAACACTATGtgtttttaactttgtttttggataatttaaatcaatattttattattttattaaaaacaaaaagaaaacatatataatgaatgaacaaatgtgatggaatcattttgatTTCACTAAGAATTAGTATTTACCATCTTCATCGAGGACGATGAGCGGAAAGAATCCCCCGGTCGGCTGTAGCATCATCTTGGTGTAACTGACACACATGTTGATAGTGACATAACACAGCACCAGTTGTTGCTCCTTTGGGTCAAAGGTCGCACAGTCCCTCACATCAGGGTTGTACACAATTCCCCATCCCATTCGCATCCCAAGGCTGGCTTTAACAGCTGAAATATACTGCTCTTCATGTGGTAGTGGTATAAATCCACCAGAATCATAAACATGATTTAACATTGATAGTTTAGGTATTCTCTCGGATGCTTCTGACCTAATATCAGGATTTGTGGAAGCATGGGATCCTGCTAAATTCACAGCCTGTTTAACATAACATGCCCATTAGTTTGTCCTCTAAGACACATTCAAATACAGATctagaatattttaataaaattctgTACAAAACTGATTGTTCTATACAACACTAACCATCAGTTTCATACATACAATGCCATAAAATACAGATCTAAtttatctaaataaaatatgctataAAACTGTCTTGAAATATTAACCAATAGTCTCACATGTAAAATGTCATCAAAAAGAGAttttgatttaaataaaatatactggaTAAAACTGTGTTGCATAAAACACTAGCCATTAGTTTCACTTGTAGCATGCCATTAAATATAAACCTATATTATccaagtacatgtaatatattacaggtattaAACTGTCTTAtatgaaacattaactttaacACACCATTAAATGCAGATCTGGATTATCCAAGTAAAATAATGTATGAAACTATCTGTCTTTTATAAACTATTAACCATTAGTTTCACCTGTAGCATGCCATCAAATACAGATACAGATTACCTAAGTAAAATATTgtataaaactgtttttcttgtaTATAACACAAACCACTAATTTTACCTATAGCATGCTGATCTAGATTTCAATGCAGACCTAAGTAAAATACTGACAGTGAATAAAAGTGTCGGTCCTGTATGTAACACTAACCATCAGTCTCTCCCGTGGGATGCCACCGAATGTAGTCTCGATTCACTTCACACGTGGGTGTTGGCTTCAGAGGGCTGCAAGTCACCAGACTGATTGCTGGGCCTTTACCTTCGGGAGACGTTTTCTGTATGATCACCTCAAAGTGTTGAAACTCTAAACAATAATGTATGataaataacataacattaaaCTATTATCTTTTCTGTATGATCACCTCAAACGTGTTGAAACTCTAAACAATTATGTTTGatgcattataataatatgttttctgTATGATCACCTGAAAGTGATGAAACTCTAAACAATAATGTATGATGcataacattataataatatgttttctgTATGATCACCTCAAAGTGTTGTAATTCTTAGCACTAATTTTGATGACTAACATCACACAATATTAGCCATAAAGGTCCCttgattatttatttagctTTTTGGTGaattaacaatgaaatatatattccaaattcaactttaatttgcATTCCACTACTTGACGAATGACAGCTTAAAACCTTGGTTGTAGTAGggtttgacaaatccactagccctcggTGCTGGCTAGTGATATTTTGGTCTagactagtggaaattatcaactatattactatattacatagggcactagccaaatcgtctgtgagggctagtgactttctcaaacatttgttaaacactggttataaaatacatttgatgtTACAATACATTTGTTTAGTGTTTATCTTACATACCAGCAGAGAGTGGCCGTGGGCTCTGAACACAGACGGCATCGTCCCCTCCATCGTAGGCAAAGACGTTCTCTATAGTGTTGTATCTCACACTAGCAGGCACAATCCAGTGCAGCATGTTCTTCTGAAATCAATGAATGCAGTAGTTCATATTTATTACCATAGAATAGTAGTGTCATTACAATGGAATAGAAATGTTATTACAATGGAATAGAAATGTTATTACAATGGAATAGAAATGTTATTACAATGGAATAGTAGTGTCATTACAATGGAATAGAAATGTTATTACAATGGAATAGAAATGCTAAAATTAGTTCTTTTTATTGTTAGAAGATTCTGTGGTTTTGTTTAGGTGAAGGATGAGAActgtcatttaattttttgcagcaagggccccattgggctatttcttgttccaaccagtgctcaacaactggtgtaacaagggcagtggtatgtactattctgtcatGGGATTATGCatctattaatgcaaattaatcgaaaacagtagcccacgGAGTGGCAGCTGTATGTTTCCTCTTTACTTatatttgtggtccttaaccatatgtctcacatcagttaaccataattacaatgtgttgagtgtgttacacttcttttgttctttctttgaACAACCTACTACattagggaacattttgttcagcatTGCATTGCGATTTGctacacacattttaaagaccactacacaaatttaaaacatcaaACATTAATGGATTAAagatatcactaatcaagattttgaaaacaaaatgtttcctgtacATGCATTACAAAACTCACTTCACTGTACTGAGGAATTCCTACAACAGCATTGGGCCACATCACTCCCAGCTCAATGGGTCCGTTTTGTAAGGAAATAGTTGGAAGGTAATGCTGGTGGTCGGACTCAAATAAAAACCTACAAACAagacaaacaaatataaatgttttgtaaacattAAATGCTACTATCAAGCTAAGGATGTTTATGGAATTTTAAACACAAAGCAAACTTTGTATAGATAATTTATAACTAATACTTTGGTCCAAGTTTTGTTTGTCAAGTTGAAAAGGTGCTCATCATATGTGTACAAGACAGGGGtggcaaatcctcaaatttgggaaaaaacaatagatatattcgggcaaattgagctggcctgaaaacttTTCACCTtgtatttctattattctaccctcagtattagttgtaatacatttaaaaatgtgtagtagttcatttgcaaccctatgtagctgtttggcagtaatgctaatatgaataaatgttgttatccagatttgggcattttcatttaatttgggcaaaaatcagctTGCCCCACTTCAAAAATGGAACCTCATATGCATATGGCACTCACCTGAGATCCTTTGATcataggattgaaccacctcagtgaaccTAATCTCTGAATGGGTTTTCACCCTGTCTGAACCAGTGCcacatgtctggtatatcaaaggctgtggtatgcacagTCCTGTGActtgtaaaat
This DNA window, taken from Gigantopelta aegis isolate Gae_Host chromosome 4, Gae_host_genome, whole genome shotgun sequence, encodes the following:
- the LOC121372654 gene encoding uncharacterized protein LOC121372654, translated to MTSLYRFAGDVVFDKSSPAPGQICSVQLREYSETCNFLQYLSPLSPDKPYFFVQVSNLAEHSRMTIGIAGPDISEDASPGRWNNSVGCHSDTGRCFTSHNDVANTDGEGFGIGDVFGVLVTYFGRNMSTVIFLKNNVPVATRFLFESDHQHYLPTISLQNGPIELGVMWPNAVVGIPQYSEKNMLHWIVPASVRYNTIENVFAYDGGDDAVCVQSPRPLSAEFQHFEVIIQKTSPEGKGPAISLVTCSPLKPTPTCEVNRDYIRWHPTGETDAVKASLGMRMGWGIVYNPDVRDCATFDPKEQQLVLCYVTINMCVSYTKMMLQPTGGFFPLIVLDEDASRVTVDVESNCCPNVSDVMDNNFRQKLSEISKLITSDVLAREIKVSMFNKSKSLVVDVQDQYTRVRLPAGIMGLHAIQLQRPITEESSCYFVEVRKLNEDSVVAVGVAGKNLPNNKYPGKFDKSVGWVSRDGKLYYNERTDGNMAGARVGEGDIMTVEVEAFAKDMSVVLFSKNLLPVGTRFLTQKDRSQFLPTIVLCGNGNEVEIDVCWQTHILKPRKYNVMNPEHWCLPAGSVVDKSTNIVYVKPHEDSAVALQAPYSLHRGYNHFEIKIIDEFNDSFPPPALALSTASPLDPAPVSNFRQDFLRFWATGEAKDAIEVGDLVGWGLLYLQEGVHHDEEQLVICYLTVNRNVLLTRVIYQPPGGFYPLIILPPEVNRVKMEFDATVINSHPFSKQAVEILVTEAQQMIAEENRILAAGGDLSNLTFDTAKLFRPLPDIPSGQPQEQYQEPKPGEKNPLDSPRKEVTSSGVKKKAKAGKALKRKSSKKSTAKGNQDTSKSCTIL